The nucleotide window AATAATGCTTTTACACTTTATGAGGAGTGAAAATGTATTATGTACTTTAAAGCATATTGTTCAGTATCGTACCAAGAGCAATGAGAAGCTATATTTCTAAAATATCCATTTAATGTAAAAATAAGAAAGGTGATTAAAAGTCTTATATATGTCTTTTACATGTTTACTAACATGTGATGAATCATAAAGCTAGGAGTAATGAAATGGAACAATTTCAAGTAAATTTTTTAGTTATTGTATTTTTTAACGGATAGACTATTGCAGTCGTTTCAAATTTTGCTGCTTTATTAAATAGATACTCGAATACTGCATACAAATTTAATTTACTCTCAATCAGCTTTCTTATCTCCCTATATAATAATTAAACAAGATATTGTAGTGCCATAATAGGCAAATCCTTTGGAAGTAAATCATCACGAGGACTAGGTAAAGAGAGTGAGGATTTTTTAACGTTTGAAGGAGTTGAACTATTGTGTTTTTGTTCCTATCTATAATTTAAAAAAATCAACTACATGTATTTTTCTGACGATTTTCTTTATTTGGCTTCACAGGTTCGCCACTTGAATTCATCTTTTCTGCAATATTTAACCTTTAACTTCTAATTTATTACATAGCCTTTCCCTACCAAACAAAAAAAGCATTGTAATCGCCAAATTTAGCGATTTTATTTTGTTCCATTGTTACAAAATTTCCTTTCCATCAAGAAACTCTCAAAACCAACCTGATGTTCTTCAGTCCCTGTTGAATCATTAATCCAAATACATAAAAACCTTGATCGCCGAATAGCCAATCAAGGTCTTCAATATCGTAATTAAACTGTCTCTCTTAACTGTTCTCGAACTTCCATTAGAATAATACCCAACATATTTTTACCTGAACCATCTTTTCCACATCCCCAATAGTAATCATTTGACGTTTTTTCAATGATTTCTTGGTCTCCCGTAGAAAGAAGTAGTTGTTGTAAGTCTTTATGTACAGTAAACTTTGTCAACACGGCTTTTCTCATCACATCATCTTTCACATTTTCCCAATCTTTCCTAAGGGGTTTACTTCTATCACGCCCCTTTTTTGCCGCTTCCATAGGAGAATCGGAACGTCTAATCTCTTCCTCATATTCCGTTCCAATAAATTTCTTTGCTTGAAAATAATGCTCACTCGTACGCCAAAAAGAACCCTCTAATTCAAACCCATGAGGAGAGAAGTTTGAAAAACTACCATAATCGTCATTAATTTTATAAAAGTAAATTGCCATGTTTTTGCTCCTTTACATAAAT belongs to Bacillus spongiae and includes:
- a CDS encoding NADAR family protein gives rise to the protein MAIYFYKINDDYGSFSNFSPHGFELEGSFWRTSEHYFQAKKFIGTEYEEEIRRSDSPMEAAKKGRDRSKPLRKDWENVKDDVMRKAVLTKFTVHKDLQQLLLSTGDQEIIEKTSNDYYWGCGKDGSGKNMLGIILMEVREQLRETV